The Streptomyces albofaciens JCM 4342 genome has a segment encoding these proteins:
- the prfA gene encoding peptide chain release factor 1, translating into MFEAVEELIGEHADLEKRLADPAVHADQREAKRLNKRYFELTPVIATYRAWKQTGDDIETARELAADDPDFADEVKDLEARREELTEKLRLLLVPRDPSDDKDVILEVKAGEGGEESALFAGDLLRMYLRYAERVGWKTEILDANESDLGGYKDVQVAVKTKGGNGATEPGQGVWARLKYEGGVHRVQRVPATESQGRIHTSAAGVLVTPEAEEVEVEIGPNDLRIDVYRSSGPGGQSVNTTDSAVRITHLPTGIVVSCQNEKSQLQNKEQALRILRSRLLAAAQEEAEKEASDARRSQVRTVDRSERIRTYNFPENRISDHRVGFKAYNLDQVLDGELDPVIQACVDADSAAKLAAAQ; encoded by the coding sequence ATGTTCGAGGCGGTCGAGGAACTGATCGGCGAGCACGCCGACCTTGAGAAGCGACTGGCCGACCCCGCGGTCCACGCCGACCAGCGCGAGGCCAAGCGGCTCAACAAGCGCTATTTCGAACTGACCCCGGTCATCGCGACGTACCGCGCCTGGAAGCAGACCGGCGACGACATCGAGACGGCCCGCGAGCTGGCCGCCGACGACCCGGACTTCGCCGACGAGGTCAAGGACCTCGAAGCGCGCCGCGAGGAGCTGACCGAGAAGCTGCGGCTGCTGCTCGTCCCGCGCGACCCCAGCGACGACAAGGACGTCATCCTGGAGGTCAAGGCGGGCGAGGGCGGCGAGGAGTCCGCGCTGTTCGCCGGCGACCTGCTGCGCATGTACCTGCGCTACGCCGAGCGGGTCGGCTGGAAGACCGAGATCCTGGACGCCAACGAGTCCGACCTCGGCGGCTACAAGGACGTCCAGGTCGCCGTGAAGACCAAGGGCGGCAACGGCGCCACCGAGCCCGGCCAGGGCGTGTGGGCCCGCCTGAAGTACGAGGGCGGCGTGCACCGCGTCCAGCGGGTCCCCGCCACCGAGTCCCAGGGCCGCATCCACACCTCCGCGGCCGGTGTGCTCGTCACGCCCGAGGCCGAGGAGGTCGAGGTCGAGATCGGCCCGAACGACCTGCGCATCGACGTCTACCGCTCGTCGGGCCCCGGCGGCCAGTCGGTCAACACCACCGACTCCGCCGTCCGCATCACCCACCTGCCCACCGGCATCGTCGTCTCCTGCCAGAACGAGAAGAGCCAGCTCCAGAACAAGGAGCAGGCCCTGCGCATCCTGCGCTCGCGGCTGCTGGCCGCCGCCCAGGAGGAGGCCGAGAAGGAGGCGTCGGACGCCCGGCGCAGCCAGGTGCGCACCGTCGACCGCTCCGAGCGCATCCGGACGTACAACTTCCCGGAGAACCGGATTTCGGACCACCGGGTCGGCTTCAAGGCGTACAACCTGGACCAGGTCCTGGACGGCGAGCTCGACCCGGTCATCCAGGCGTGCGTGGACGCCGACTCGGCCGCCAAGCTGGCAGCCGCCCAGTAA